In the Armatimonadota bacterium genome, GGGGTGCTGCGGGCGCGCGCCCCCACCACGACCGTGCCTGCCTGGGCCGGGCCGTGGATCGCGCAGTAGTAGTGATACGTGCCGGCCTTGGTGAACGTGAGCTGGTAGCTGGAGGGCTTGGGGAACTCCTTTGGTACCCCGGAGTTCCGCAGCCCGGTGCCGTCGTAGCTGGCGTCGCCCACGGGGAAGAAGACCTGGGGGTTCAGGTACCGTTTGCCGCCTTCCTCGACCTCGAGGGCGAGCGGCTGGGCGCCGCTGAGGAACGTCACCGTATGGAACCCTTCGACCTGCCACTTCACCGTGTCGCCCACCGCGATCTCTACGACGCGCGGATGGTAGGCATTGGACACGACCGCCCAGTCTTTGGTGTTGCCGCCGGCCAGCACCGTCCACGTCTGTGCGGCGGCCGCCGTCCGGGGCCCGATCGTGAACGGCAATCCGAGCAAGGGCAGAACGATCAGTGCCAGGAGCACCCTGCGCATCTCTGTTCCCCCCCCAAGATGGCCGGTCGGAGCCCCGCTCCGACCGGACGTGTTCGGCCGCCCTGCCGCCACTGCCAGTCGTCAGCGCAGGCTCAGGCGGCCGACCGGACGTGTTCGACCGCTCCGACACCACCGCGGGCGCGATGGCCTGCGGGCGTCTGGCGGTCCTCGGTGCGCGCACCTCCTCTCCTGGAGTGTCAGTGCACCTCGATGGTCCCCAGCATCCCGTTGAGCACGTGCGGGCGGCAGAGGTACCGGTAGGTCCCGGCGCGCGTGAACGTGAACGAGAACCGCTGGCCGACGGCCAGCACGCCGTCCCACCCCGCGTCGATGCCGGTGGTGGTGTGCATGAGGGTTCCGCGGTTGATCCAGGTGACCGTGGCCCCGGCCGGGATGCGCAGCGTCGCCGGCAGGAACCGGTTGTCGGTCACCTCTACGGTGATCTCCGCGCCCCGCGCCGGCAGCCACGCGCGCCACCAACGTGAGGTGACCGGGCCGACCTGGGGCACCCACCGCGGGGCCAACAGCAGCGCGCCGGCGACCAGCGTCAGCACGACGATGGCCAGCCACCGGGCGCGCTGCGGGGAGGTCATGCGGGGCGGATCACGCGGATGGTAAACACTCAATTACCATAGCACAAAATTGTCCCGATTGACATCAGGAGTATATCCGCAGCCGCGGGTCCTGCCGTGCCGGGGCCGACGCCGCCGTGGCTGCGGGCGGGCTGACATCGGCATTACATCCGCAGCCGCGGGTCCAGGGCGTCGCGCAGACCGTCACCGATGACGTTGAGGGCCAGCACGGTGACGAAGATGGCGGCGCCGGGGAAGAGCGTGAGCCAGGGGGCACGCTCGATCCACTCGCGGCCCTGGGCCAGCATCGCGCCCCACGAGGGCGTCGGGGGCTGGGTGCCCAGCCCCAGGAACGACAGCGCGGCCTCGGCGAGGATGGCGAAGGCCAGGGACAGCGACGCCTGCACCACCGCGGTGTCGATGGTGCCCGGCAGGACGTGCCGCAGGACGACGCGGCCGTCGGAGGCCCCCAGGGCGCGCGCGGCCTCGACGTACTCCTGGGCCTTCACCTGGAGGGTGC is a window encoding:
- a CDS encoding plastocyanin/azurin family copper-binding protein; the encoded protein is MTSPQRARWLAIVVLTLVAGALLLAPRWVPQVGPVTSRWWRAWLPARGAEITVEVTDNRFLPATLRIPAGATVTWINRGTLMHTTTGIDAGWDGVLAVGQRFSFTFTRAGTYRYLCRPHVLNGMLGTIEVH